From one Anomalospiza imberbis isolate Cuckoo-Finch-1a 21T00152 chromosome 25, ASM3175350v1, whole genome shotgun sequence genomic stretch:
- the TCEA3 gene encoding transcription elongation factor A protein 3 isoform X1: protein MGPAEELVRIAKKLDKMVARKSTEGALDLLKSLTGYTMTIQLLQTTRIGVAVNSVRKHCSDEEVVASAKILIKNWKRLLESTTTKKEKDADRKKEKDTDGDKEKKGLDISSCPSEGVKHSKNTAEKHREKHKERKPSKCDSHATTTQGHSADSSPERESSDGQSPTASSKKSPLDSKKERRASADSRSSTIPSSSSSSSSQKRLSGERRASVGTSLSPAPTSSQRNSSDSKEERANSSKVKAEVPRSPTSPSFSASPCFLAPCYLTGDSVRDKCIEMLSAALRMDDDYKEFSVNCEKMASEIEDHIFQELKSTDMKYRNRVRSRISNLKDPKNPGLRRNVLCGAIEPRLIARMTAEEMASDELKQLRNAMTQEAIREHQMAKTGGTVTDLFQCGKCKKKNCTYNQVQTRSADEPMTTFVLCNECGNRWKFC, encoded by the exons ATGGGCCCCGCTGAGGAGCTGGTCCGgattgccaagaaattggataaGATGGTGGCCAGGAAGAGCACG GAAGGGGCACTGGATCTGCTCAAATCCCTTACCGGCTACACCATGAccatccagctgctccag ACCACACGGATTGGAGTGGCTGTGAACTCAGTGAGGAAACATTGCTCAGATGAAGAGGTGGTGGCCTCAGCCAAAATTCTCATCAAAAACTGGAAGCGGCTTCTGG AATCCACCAccacaaaaaaagagaaggatgCAGAtaggaagaaggagaaggacacaGATGGAGACAAGGAGAAGAAGGGTCTGGATATTTCCAGCTGCCCCAGTGAAGGGGTGAAGCACAGCAAGAATACAGCTgagaagcacagggagaagcACAAGGAGAG GAAGCCCAGCAAGTGTGACTCTCATGCCACCACCACCCAGGGCCACTCTGCTGATTCCAGCCCGGAGAG AGAGTCCAGTGATGGCCAGAGCCCCACTGCGTCCTCCAAGAAATCACCTCTGGACAGCAAGAAAGAGAG GAGAGCCTCTGCTGACTCCAGGTCTTCAaccatcccctcctcctcctcctcttcctcctcacagAAGAGACTGTCAGGGGAGAG gagagcctCTGTGGGCACCAGCCTCTCTCCAGCTCCCACCAGCTCCCAGAGAAACTCCAGTGATAGCAAGGAGGAAAG AGCCAACAGCAGCAAGGTCAAAGCCGAGGTGCCGCGAAGCCCCACCAGCCCCTCCTTCTCTGCCAGCCCCTGCTTCCTGGCTCCCTGCTATCTCACAGGGGACTCGGTGCGGGACAAGTGCATCGAGATGCTGTCGGCTGCACTGCGCATGGATG ATGACTACAAGGAGTTCAGTGTCAACTGCGAGAAGATGGCATCGGAGATTGAAGACCATATC TTCCAGGAGCTGAAGAGCACAGACATGAAGTATCGCAACCGGGTGCGGAGCAGGATCAGCAACCTGAAGGACCCCAAGAACCCTGGTCTGCGGAGGAATGTGCTGTGTGGGGCCATCGAGCCCAGACTCATTGCCCGCATGACTGCTGAG gagaTGGCCAGTGATGAGCTGAAGCAGCTGCGGAATGCCATGACCCAGGAGGCCATCCGGGAGCACCAGATGGCCAAGACAGGTGGCACCGTCACCGACCTCTTCCAGTGTGGCAAATGCAAGAAGAAGAACTGCACATACAACCAG GTACAGACGCGCAGTGCCGACGAGCCCATGACAACATTCGTGCTGTGCAACGAGTGTGGGAACCGCTGGAAG TTCTGCTGA
- the TCEA3 gene encoding transcription elongation factor A protein 3 isoform X3, whose product MTIQLLQTTRIGVAVNSVRKHCSDEEVVASAKILIKNWKRLLESTTTKKEKDADRKKEKDTDGDKEKKGLDISSCPSEGVKHSKNTAEKHREKHKERKPSKCDSHATTTQGHSADSSPERESSDGQSPTASSKKSPLDSKKERRASADSRSSTIPSSSSSSSSQKRLSGERRASVGTSLSPAPTSSQRNSSDSKEERANSSKVKAEVPRSPTSPSFSASPCFLAPCYLTGDSVRDKCIEMLSAALRMDDDYKEFSVNCEKMASEIEDHIFQELKSTDMKYRNRVRSRISNLKDPKNPGLRRNVLCGAIEPRLIARMTAEEMASDELKQLRNAMTQEAIREHQMAKTGGTVTDLFQCGKCKKKNCTYNQVQTRSADEPMTTFVLCNECGNRWKFC is encoded by the exons ATGAccatccagctgctccag ACCACACGGATTGGAGTGGCTGTGAACTCAGTGAGGAAACATTGCTCAGATGAAGAGGTGGTGGCCTCAGCCAAAATTCTCATCAAAAACTGGAAGCGGCTTCTGG AATCCACCAccacaaaaaaagagaaggatgCAGAtaggaagaaggagaaggacacaGATGGAGACAAGGAGAAGAAGGGTCTGGATATTTCCAGCTGCCCCAGTGAAGGGGTGAAGCACAGCAAGAATACAGCTgagaagcacagggagaagcACAAGGAGAG GAAGCCCAGCAAGTGTGACTCTCATGCCACCACCACCCAGGGCCACTCTGCTGATTCCAGCCCGGAGAG AGAGTCCAGTGATGGCCAGAGCCCCACTGCGTCCTCCAAGAAATCACCTCTGGACAGCAAGAAAGAGAG GAGAGCCTCTGCTGACTCCAGGTCTTCAaccatcccctcctcctcctcctcttcctcctcacagAAGAGACTGTCAGGGGAGAG gagagcctCTGTGGGCACCAGCCTCTCTCCAGCTCCCACCAGCTCCCAGAGAAACTCCAGTGATAGCAAGGAGGAAAG AGCCAACAGCAGCAAGGTCAAAGCCGAGGTGCCGCGAAGCCCCACCAGCCCCTCCTTCTCTGCCAGCCCCTGCTTCCTGGCTCCCTGCTATCTCACAGGGGACTCGGTGCGGGACAAGTGCATCGAGATGCTGTCGGCTGCACTGCGCATGGATG ATGACTACAAGGAGTTCAGTGTCAACTGCGAGAAGATGGCATCGGAGATTGAAGACCATATC TTCCAGGAGCTGAAGAGCACAGACATGAAGTATCGCAACCGGGTGCGGAGCAGGATCAGCAACCTGAAGGACCCCAAGAACCCTGGTCTGCGGAGGAATGTGCTGTGTGGGGCCATCGAGCCCAGACTCATTGCCCGCATGACTGCTGAG gagaTGGCCAGTGATGAGCTGAAGCAGCTGCGGAATGCCATGACCCAGGAGGCCATCCGGGAGCACCAGATGGCCAAGACAGGTGGCACCGTCACCGACCTCTTCCAGTGTGGCAAATGCAAGAAGAAGAACTGCACATACAACCAG GTACAGACGCGCAGTGCCGACGAGCCCATGACAACATTCGTGCTGTGCAACGAGTGTGGGAACCGCTGGAAG TTCTGCTGA
- the TCEA3 gene encoding transcription elongation factor A protein 3 isoform X2 — protein MGPAEELVRIAKKLDKMVARKSTTTRIGVAVNSVRKHCSDEEVVASAKILIKNWKRLLESTTTKKEKDADRKKEKDTDGDKEKKGLDISSCPSEGVKHSKNTAEKHREKHKERKPSKCDSHATTTQGHSADSSPERESSDGQSPTASSKKSPLDSKKERRASADSRSSTIPSSSSSSSSQKRLSGERRASVGTSLSPAPTSSQRNSSDSKEERANSSKVKAEVPRSPTSPSFSASPCFLAPCYLTGDSVRDKCIEMLSAALRMDDDYKEFSVNCEKMASEIEDHIFQELKSTDMKYRNRVRSRISNLKDPKNPGLRRNVLCGAIEPRLIARMTAEEMASDELKQLRNAMTQEAIREHQMAKTGGTVTDLFQCGKCKKKNCTYNQVQTRSADEPMTTFVLCNECGNRWKFC, from the exons ATGGGCCCCGCTGAGGAGCTGGTCCGgattgccaagaaattggataaGATGGTGGCCAGGAAGAGCACG ACCACACGGATTGGAGTGGCTGTGAACTCAGTGAGGAAACATTGCTCAGATGAAGAGGTGGTGGCCTCAGCCAAAATTCTCATCAAAAACTGGAAGCGGCTTCTGG AATCCACCAccacaaaaaaagagaaggatgCAGAtaggaagaaggagaaggacacaGATGGAGACAAGGAGAAGAAGGGTCTGGATATTTCCAGCTGCCCCAGTGAAGGGGTGAAGCACAGCAAGAATACAGCTgagaagcacagggagaagcACAAGGAGAG GAAGCCCAGCAAGTGTGACTCTCATGCCACCACCACCCAGGGCCACTCTGCTGATTCCAGCCCGGAGAG AGAGTCCAGTGATGGCCAGAGCCCCACTGCGTCCTCCAAGAAATCACCTCTGGACAGCAAGAAAGAGAG GAGAGCCTCTGCTGACTCCAGGTCTTCAaccatcccctcctcctcctcctcttcctcctcacagAAGAGACTGTCAGGGGAGAG gagagcctCTGTGGGCACCAGCCTCTCTCCAGCTCCCACCAGCTCCCAGAGAAACTCCAGTGATAGCAAGGAGGAAAG AGCCAACAGCAGCAAGGTCAAAGCCGAGGTGCCGCGAAGCCCCACCAGCCCCTCCTTCTCTGCCAGCCCCTGCTTCCTGGCTCCCTGCTATCTCACAGGGGACTCGGTGCGGGACAAGTGCATCGAGATGCTGTCGGCTGCACTGCGCATGGATG ATGACTACAAGGAGTTCAGTGTCAACTGCGAGAAGATGGCATCGGAGATTGAAGACCATATC TTCCAGGAGCTGAAGAGCACAGACATGAAGTATCGCAACCGGGTGCGGAGCAGGATCAGCAACCTGAAGGACCCCAAGAACCCTGGTCTGCGGAGGAATGTGCTGTGTGGGGCCATCGAGCCCAGACTCATTGCCCGCATGACTGCTGAG gagaTGGCCAGTGATGAGCTGAAGCAGCTGCGGAATGCCATGACCCAGGAGGCCATCCGGGAGCACCAGATGGCCAAGACAGGTGGCACCGTCACCGACCTCTTCCAGTGTGGCAAATGCAAGAAGAAGAACTGCACATACAACCAG GTACAGACGCGCAGTGCCGACGAGCCCATGACAACATTCGTGCTGTGCAACGAGTGTGGGAACCGCTGGAAG TTCTGCTGA